The DNA segment GAGGCCGGCGTCCCGATGGCCCTGGGCGCCGACGACCCCTTGCTCTTCGGCTCACGTCTGGCCGCCCAGTACGACATCGCCCGCCACCACCACGGCTTCACGGACGAGGAACTGGCGGAACTGGCGCGGCAGTCGGTGCGAGGGTCGGCGGCGCCGGACGAGGTGAAGGCGAAGCTGTTGGCCGGGGTGGACGACTGGCTCACCTAGGCCGCTCGTCCCGTGGCCGGCATCAGTCGGCGATACCGGCCAGCAGCGTGCGGGCCAGCCGGGCGGCGAACTCCTCCACCGGGGGCCGCACGGCCTCCTTCGTCGCGTCATAGGCGAACGCCCGCTGCGCGCAGGCTCCCATCAGCAGCGACGCCGCCGCGAACGTGTCCGTGTCCGTACTGACCCGGCCCAGTTCCTGCTCGGCCCGCAGGTAGGTGTCGAGTTCCTGGATCGGCACGTGCGGGCCCGACCCCTTCTGCCGTATGGCGTCGTCGTGCCGCCGCTTGAGCTCGGTCTGCGCGTACAGCGATGCGGCAATCGGGAAGCTCTGCTCGTAGAACAGAGCTGCCTGGCGGGCGATCTCGGTGAGGTTTTCCTCGAGGGAGCGCCTGCCAGGCTCGGCGGCGAGGCTGCTGAGCAGGGGGCGCAGTGGGGGCAGGCGCTCGGTGAGCACCCGGATGAACAGCTCTTCCTTGCTGTCGAAGTGCTTGTAGAGCGCGGCCTCGGAGCATCCGGCCGCCCGCGCGATCTCCTTCGTCGTCGCCCGAGCCAGCCCGACCGTCAGCATCAGCTCGTGAGCGGCGTCGAGGAGCCGGACCCGGGTCGGCTTGTTCTGCATGGCTTGTCCAATCGCCCTTGACGGGTGGGTGAGTACTTACTCACTCTAGAGGTGAGCGCGGGTGAGTGAATACTCACCCACCCGCGCCAACAACCTGCCCCGCAATCCAACGACTTGTCTCATGCGTACGGGAGCTCTCATGAAACTCACCGTTTTCGGTGCCACCGGCGGTATCGGCAAGGAGATCGTCCGCCAGGCCCTGGACGCCGGTCACGAGGTCACGGCCGTCGTACGGGATCCCGCGCGGCTCCCCTCACCGGTGACCGCCTGGAGGTGTTCCGAGCAGATCTGACCGACCCCGATGCCCTGCGACCCGCCGTCGCCGGACGGGACGCCGTGCTGTCCGGCCTCGGTGCCCGTGGACGCAGGGACGCGGGCATCGCGGCACGGTTGACCCGGACGGTGCTGGCGGCCCTGGCGGCCGAGGAGGTGCGGCGGCTGCTCGTGGTCAGCGCCGCGCCGGTCGGGCCCGCGCCGGAGGGGGACGGGTTCCTGGACCGGGCCGTGCTCGGCATCGTGTCGGCGGTCCTCAAGGACATTTACGCCGACCTGCGGGAGACGGAGGCCGAAGTGGCTGGCAGCGGCACGGACTGGACGGTCGTACGGCCGCCGCGTCTGCAGGACAAGCCGCTCACCGGCAGGTACCGGACGGTGGTCGGCGGGTTTCCGCGCAAGGGGCGCTTCATCGGGCGGGCGGATGTGGCGCACGCGATGCTGGGGATGGTGGGGGATCCCGCGACGGTGAAGCAGGGGGTGGGCGTGGCCTACTGAGGGCCCGGCTACGGGAGTACCCGGAGGGCTAGAGGCTGACTCCGACCGTCACCGGCTCGTTGACCAGCGTGATACCGAAGATCTCGCGCACTCCGGCTACGACCTCGCGGGCGAGCGCGAGGAGGTCCTCGGTGGTCGCTGCGCCGCGGTTGGTGAGGGCGAGGGTGTGCTTGGTGGAGATGCGGGCGGGGCCGGTGCCGTATCCCTTGGTGAAGCCGGCCTTGTCGATGAGCCAGGCCGCGGAGGTCTTGATGTGCCCGTCCCCCGCCGGGTAGGCGGGCGGCTCCACGTCGGCGCCGAGGTGCTCGCGCACGCGCGCGTGGAACGCCGTGAACTGCTCGTCGCTGAGGATGGGGTTGGTGAAGAAGGAGCCGGCCGACCAGGTGTCGTGGTCCTCGGCGTCCAGGACCATGCCCTTCCCGGAACGCAGATTCAGCACTGTCTCGCGGGCGGCGGCAAGGGGGACGCGGTCGCCGGGCCCGACGCCGAGGGCGCGGGCGGTCTCGGCGTACTTGATGGGGGCGGAGAGACCTTCGGCGTTCTCCAGCTGGAAGCGGACGCGCAGGACGACGTAGCGGTCCGGGTCGGCCTTGAAGCGGCTGTGGCGGTAGGAGAAGGCGCAGTCGGCGTTCGGGATGACGACGGTTTGGCCTGTCTGTCGGTCGTACGCGATCACCTCGGTGATCGTCGAGGAGACCTCCTGGCCGTACGCGCCGACGTTCTGGATCGGCGTGGCGCCTGCGGAGCCGGGGATTCCGGCGAGGCACTCGATTCCGGCCAGGCCGGCTTCCAGGGTGCGGGCGACGGCGTCGGTCCAGACCTCGCCGGCGGCCAGCTCGAGCGTGGTGCCGTCCAGCTCGAAGCCCTTCGTGGCGATGACGAGCGCGGTGCCGTCGAAACCCTTGTCCCCGATGACCAGGTTCGATCCACCGCCGATGATCAACAGCGGGGTGCCGTCGGCGTCGGCCTCACGCACGACGGCGATCACCTCGGCATCGGTGGTGGCGGTGACCAGCCTGGTGGCGGGGCCGCCCAGGCGGAAGGTGGTGAGGGGGGCGAGGGGGGCGTCGTGGAGTTCCTGCACGGGCTCAAGAGTACGAGACGGTGGGGGCGGGGATGCCTGCGGCGGCCTGTTGCTGGTCTGGTGGGGGTTCGCGTAGCGCCTGCGGGTGCCTTGGTGGGTCGGGGCCGGGCCGCCATGGGCGACTGCGGCGCCGCGGGGGTACGCCACCACGGCCACTCTGCCGGCCGCTTTCCAGTGCCGGTCCAGGCAATCTCAGCCCGTCTGGGGGTGCCCCCTCTGGGGGAGTTTGAGGACGAGGCCGTTCAGGCCGATGGGGGGTCCAGGGGCGCAGCCCCCTGGCGGGGTCGAAGGGGCGGAGCCCCTGGAGATGGGACGGGTAGGGGCGGCGGGGGCGAGAACCCGGGGCCGGGCGGCGTAGCCCACCCCGCGGGGCTGAGGTGCGGTCAGCCAGCGATGGTTTCCAGGGTCCGCGCCGGCTCGGCCGGCCCCACGGCCCCGCCGGCCCGCCCCCGCCCCGGGATCAGCAGCGCAGCCACCCCCGCGAGAGCCACCACCACAGCACCGGTGACCAGCGCAGGCCGCAGCCCGTCGACGAAGGTCTGGCCGGTCTCGTACCCACCCTGCGCGGAGAAGATCGACGCCATGACGGCGATGCCGAGCGCCCCGCCGACCTCCCGCAGCGCGTTGTTGGCGCCGGAGGCGACGCCCTGCTGTGAGGCACGGACGCTGGACATGACCAGGTTGGACGCCGGGGCGAAGAACAGGGCCATGCCGATGCCGCTGATGATCAGGCCGGGCAACTGGACGGCATAGGACGCGTCAACGGTGGTCACGGGGGCCAGATAGGCCAGCCCGGCGGCCTGGAGGAACAGGCCGGTGGCGACGACGGGGCGCCCGCCGATGCGGTCGGAGAGGATGCCGGCGATCGGCGCGACGAGCATCGGCATGCCGGTCCACGGCAGCATCCGCAGCCCCGCCTCGGTCGGCGAGTAGCCGAGCACGCCCTGCATGTACTGGCTCAGCAGGAAGATCGACCCGAACATACCGAGGAACATCAGCATGCTCGCCGCATTGATCCCGGAGAACGCCCGCGAGCGGAACAGCCGCATCGGCAGCATCGGGTTCTTGGCGCGGGTGCTGTAGAGGACGAATCCTGCCAGCAGCGCGCCTCCGGCGAACAGGCCGGTCAGGACCAAGGGCGCGGTCCAGCCCTCGGCCGGTCCGCGCACCAGGCCATACACGATCCCGAACAGACCGCCGCTGGCGAGCAGCGTTCCGGTGATGTCGAGCGGGGCGCCGGTGCCGTACGACTCGGCGAGGCGCAGGCGGGCGAGCGGCAGCAGGGCGAGGCCCAGCGGAACGTTCAGCCAGAAGATCCACTGCCAGGAGATGTGCTCGGTGAGGCTGCCGCCGATCAGCGGCCCGGACGCGATCGCGAGCCCGTTGACGGCACCCCAGATGCCGTACGCCATCCCACGCTTGGCCGCGGGCACCGCCGCCGTCAGCAGGGTCAGCGTCAGCGGCATCATGATCGCCGCACCGGCGCCCTGCACCGCGCGGGCGGCGATCAGGGAGTCGATGCCGGGCGCGAGGGCCGCGGCGGCGGACGCGCCGGTGAAGATCGAGATGCCGCCGAGGAAGAGCCGGCGACGGCCGAAGCGGTCGCCGAGCGCCGCGCCGAACATCAGCAGAACGGCAAAGGTGAGCGTGTAGGCGCTCACCGTCCACTCCAAGTCGTCCAGCGCTCCGCCCAGGTCCTTGCGGATGGAGGGCAGTGCGGTGGTGACGACGAGATTGTCGAGCGCCGCCATGAACCCGGCGACGCTGGTGATGACCAGGGCCCACGCGGCCCCGCCACGGCGCGCAGTCCGCGCAGTCCGCGCGGTCTGTTCGGTCTGTTCGGTCTGGTGTGACATCGCTCCCCCAGAGGTGATGCGTTCCGGTTCCTGCGTGCGACTACTTGGGTAGTTATTGATCACTAACTTTCGCATGGAGAGTGCAGGTGAGCCACCTCACCCTTCTACGAGTGCTGCTCCCCGGCCCGCTTCGGCAGTTCCATCCCCGCCCAGACCCGGTGGTCGGGAGGAAAACCCATGGCGACGAGGCAGTTGATGAGCATCCCGTACGCCATGAAGGTCGTCGTCTCGTGGACGTCCGCCCCCAGCGGCAGATGGACGGTGTCCCACAGTCGCATCCAACCGGCGCGTACGGTCTCGCCGAACTCGTGGTCGCCCTCCTGCTCGGCGGCCGCGACGGCGAGGTACATCTGCATCTGCATCATCAGCCGCTCGGGCTGGTCGGAGACGACCTGGCGGTACGCGGCACCCATGGCACGCTGGGCCTCTTCGCCCTCCAGCCCGTCGGCGGCCTCCGCGAACATCCGGACGGTGTCCTCCACACAGCGTTCGGCCGCCGCGAGGAAGATCGCCTTCTTGCCCGGGAAGAGCCGGAAGAGATACGGCTGCGAGACACCGACCCGCCTGGCGATCGCCTCGGTCGACGTGCCGTAGTAGCCACCGCGGGCGAATTCGGTCGTCGCCGCGCGGATGACGCTCTCACGCCTCTCTTCTGCGCTCATCCTTACCATGGAAGATAAGTTAGTACTCAATCACTAACTATGCAAGCGAAGTGGCCGAAGCATGTGTAAGGGGCGCCCCATCCTGGAGGACGCCCCTTACATCACGGCACGCGTGTGCCATTCACGCCAGCTGTACGACCGCCCGGGACATCCCGAGCACCTTCTGCTCGGCGCTCTTCACGGTCAGGTCCACGCGGACCTTGTTGTCGTCGAGCTTGACCGCGACCTTGCCACTGACTTCGATCGTGGCGCCCTGGTCGTCGTTCGGTACGACGACGGGCTTGGTGAAGCGGACGCCGTACTCGACGACCGCGCCGGGGTCGCCGGTCCAGTCGGTCACGACGCGGATCGCCTCGGCCATCGTGAACATGCCGTGCGCGATGACGTCCGGCAGCCCGACCTCCTTGGCGAACTTCTCGTTCCAGTGGATCGGGTTGAAGTCACCCGAGGCGCCCGCGTACTGGACGAGCGCGGCGCGGGTCACCGGGAAGCTCTGGGCCGGCAGTTCGGTGCCGACCTCGACATCGCCGTACGCGATCTTCGCCGTCATGGGTCTCAGCCCTCCCCTTCTTCGGCGTCCGCGCCACGAGCCACGAGTTTGGTCCAGGCGGTCACGACGTGCTCCCCCGCCTCGTCGTGGACCTCGCCGCGGACGTCCAGGATCTCGTTGCCGGCCATGGACTTGATGGCCTCGATGGTCGACGTGACGGCCAGCCGGTCACCGGCGCGCACCGGGCGGCTGTAGGCGAACTTCTGGTCGCCGTGCACGACGCGGCTGTAGTCCAGGCCCAGCTGGGGGTCCTTGATGACCTGTCCAGCGGCCTTGAAGGTGATCGAGAACACGAAGGTCGGCGGCGCGATCACATCGGGGTGGCCGAGCGCCTTGGCGGCCTCAGGGTCCGTGTACGCCGGGTTGGCGTCCCCCACCGCCTCCGCGAACTCACGGATCTTCTCCCGGCCCACCTCGTAGGGCTCGGTGGGCGGGTAACTCCGCCCCACGAAGGACTGGTCGAGCGCCATGGCTCGGCACCTCCTGCTGTCTGCTGCCGTTGACCTGCTGGTTCACCGGGATCGGCCGAACCGACCGGTAACCGGGGCGGAAACGACGCGAGGCCGCCCCCACGATCGGGGACGGCCTCGCGTACGAGCCTGATTTATCGCGTCTCGCGATGCGCGGTGTGCGCATTGCAACGCGGGCAGTGCTTCTTCATCTCAAGACGGTCCGGGTTGTTACGCCGGTTCTTCTTGGTGATGTAGTTCCGCTCCTTGCACTCCACGCAGGCCAGCGTGATCTTCGGGCGGACGTCGGTGGCAGCCACGTGAGTGCTCCTTGACGAACGGATGGGACGGTTCAACGCATAAAAGAGTAGCCGATCGAAGGACCGACCCCGCAATCGGCTACTGTCAGTAGCGGTGACCGGACTTGAACCGGTGACACAGCGATTATGAGCCGCTTGCTCTACCGACTGAGCTACACCGCTGTGATGCGATCGGTTCCCGTCTCGCGACGGAAACCTCACACACCAGAGCCCCAATACGGAATCGAACCGTAGACCTTCTCCTTACCATGGAGACGCTCTACCGACTGAGCTATTGGGGCGAGCGATGAAGACATTACACGCTCAGCGGCCGTTCACCCAAATCCGTTTCGCGGCACCTGCCGGGGGCGAACGGAGCACTGCGCAGGCGCCTCGCAGGCCACTGCGGCACCGCGTGGGACGGCTCCGTTCGGCCGACCACACCGGTACGACTATTGCGCTCCTGCGCGCTCGGGCCGTATCGCCACCCTAGGCTCGACTCACTCTGCGTGATCTTGCGGGCCCGGCGCACCCCCCGGCACCGTGCCCGCAGCCCGATGCGCAGCCCGAGCCTCTGGAGCGCGATGCCCGACAGTCATCCCCAGCCGCCGCACTCGTCGTCCTCGTCGGGCTCGTCCGGACCGGCCGACCCGGGTGCTCTGCTGCTGTGCGGGGCGCGGCTCACCGACGGCCGGACCGTGGACGTACGGCTGGGCGGCGGGCGCATCGAGGCGGTCGGCACGGCCGGGAGCCTGGCGGGGGACGGCACGCACGCGTGCGGCGCGCGGGTGGACCTCGGCGGCTATCTGCTTCTGCCGGCCCCGGCCGAACCGCACGCCCACGGCGACACCGCACTCTCGGCCGACGAGGGCGGACCCGTCTCGTACGAGCCCCAGGACGTCCAGCGCCGGGCCACCGAGGCCGCCCTGCTCCAACTCGGGCACGGGGCGACCGCGCTGCGGGCACATGTGCGCGTGGGCGACGTTCAGGGGCTGGGCGCCCTGGAAGCGGTCCTGCAAGCACGGCGTTCCCTGCGCGGGCTCACCGAGTTGACGACGGTGGCGATGCCACGGCTGCTGACCGGAGTGGCCGGCGCCGAGGGGCTGGCGATGCTGCGGGACGCGCTGAAGATGGGCGCGTCCGTGGTCGGCGGCTGCCCCGACCTGGACCCGGATCCGACGGGCTACGTGGAGGCGGTCCTCGAAGTCGCCTCCGAACACGGCTGCCCCGTCGATCTCCACACCGACGCCACCGACCCGGGACGCCTGGCCCGGCTCGCCGCGATGGCCGGTGGACTGCGGCCCGGCGTGACCCTCGGCCCGTGCGGCGGCCTGGGACGCCTCCCGGCCCAGGTGGCTTCCCGCACCGCGGACCAGCTCGCGGCGGCTGGGGTGACGGTGGTGTGCCTGCCGCAGGGCGGCTGCGGGGGCGCAGAACGGCGGAGCACCGCGCCCGTACGACTGCTGCGCACCGCCGGCGTACGCGTCGCCGCGGGGAGCGGCGCCCTGAGGGACGTGTCGAACCCGGTGGGGCGCGGGGACCCACTCGAGGCCGCCTACCTGCTGTCCTCACGTCACGGGCTGCGCCCCGACGACGCGTACGACGCCGTGAGTGTGTCGGCGCGTGCGGTGCTGGGTCTGCCCGAGGTGCGGGTGGAGGCGGGCTTCCCGGCCGAGTTGCTGGCGGTGCGCGGGGACCGGCTGTCGGGGGCCCTGTCCCTGGCGTACAGCCGCATCGTGGTGCACCGGGGGCGCGTGGTGGCGCGGACGAGCGCGGTGCGGGAGTACTGCAACTCGGCCGTGGCCGCGGAGTTGGGGTTGCCGCGGCAGGGGCGGGGCGAGGTGTCGTGAGGGATGTGGGTGCGCGCCCGAGGGTGCCCGCCCGGGGGTGCGTGGGTGGCTCGTGCGCCGACGCCCGCGCGTGAAGCGTGCGCCCGGCGTGGGGATGTGAGCCATGTGCCCGTGGTGACGTGAGGCGTGGCTGAAGTCGTGCGGCGAACGCGGCTGTCCGGGCGTACGGTCGAAGACATGCGCATTGTCATCGCTGGTGGTCATGGTCAGATCGCGCTGCGGCTTGAGCGACTGCTCGCCGCGCGCGGGAACGAGGTCGCGGGGATCATCCGCAAGGCCGAACAGGGCGACGATCTGCGGGAGGCCGGCGCCGAACCCGTCGTGCTGGACCTGGAGTCGGCCTCGGTCGAGGAGGTCGCGGCACACCTACGAGGCGCTGACGCGGCGGTCTTCGCCGCCGGCGCGGGGCCGGGCAGCGGCACGAGCCGCAAGGACACGGTGGACAAGGGCGCGGCTGTCCTGTTCGCGGACGCGGCGGTCCAGGCGGGCGTACGACGCTTCGTGGTCGTGTCGTCCATGGGCGCGGACCCGGCGCACGAGGGCGACGAGATCTTCGACGTCTACCTGCGGGCCAAGGGTGGGGCCGACGAGTACGTCCGCGGTCTGGACGCCCTGGACTGGACGATCCTGCGCCCCGGTGCGCTGACCAACGACGCCGGAACCGGCCTGGTACGCCTGGAGGCGCACACCGGTCGCGGCCCGATCCCGCGGGACGACGTGGCCGCCGCACTCGCGGAGTTGCTCGACACTCCGGCCACGGCCGGCCTGACCCTCGAACTCATCAGCGGCTCGGCCCCGGTGTCGGTGGCGGTGAAGTCGGTGGCAGGGAACTGAAGATGGGCCCGGCGGGGGCCGAAGCGGGCTCCCGCCGTGCACCTGGCACGTGCTGGACGTGCTGGACGTGCTGGACGGAGCCCGGCTGCACGGCTGTGAGGCGGTACGCGCGTACTGGGCGCGGCAGTTCGCCGCCGCGCATTTCCTCGTGGGCTGGACCGCGTACGGCTCGATCGCGTGCGGCTCGACAGCGTGCGGCTGGTTCGCCTGCGGCTGGATCGACTCCGCCCGGGACGCGGGCGGCGAATCGGTGATGGTGGTGCGGATGCGCGGGCAAGCGTCCAGCATTCGCTGGCGGAGTGACGCTCGGGGGCCGGGGCGACGGGGCGACGGGGCGACGGGGCGACGGGGCCATGTGAAGGCTCGGGGGCCGGGGGGGGTGATGGGGCCGCGTGAAGGCTCGGAGCAGGGCGCGATGGGTCCGTCGATGGGATCTTGGGCGGCCATCGACGGGGCGCTCAGAACAGGGGCAGCTGGCCGGGGAAAACGGGCACGACATACCCGTCCAATGCAGGCTGCGCAGCGCCGAGTTGCGCCGGTCGCCGTGATCCGGGGCACGACACGAGTTCCCCGTGCTCCCGCGCACCGGGTGGATCATGCCGCGCGAACCGACCGGCGACGACAGCGATCTCACGACGACACTCGGGGCAGCTTCTGCGGGGCGTGGCCATGGGGTCAGTGTGCCCCGGCCGTCACCCAGGAACGCGAAAACCCCTCCGCTCTACGTTTCCGCAGATCGGAGGGGTTTCCCCAGTGTGGCGGCGCCAGGATTCGAACCTGGGAAGGCTGAGCCGGCAGATTTACAGTCTGCTCCCTTTGGCCGCTCGGGCACACCGCCTGGGTCGCTGCCTTTCGAACCGCTTTTCGGCGGAGCTCGCTGGCAACGACGTAAACAATACCCGATGCGGAGGGGTGCTTCGCCACCCGATTGATCGCCTCCCGGGGGACACAGGGTGGCTAGGCTTGTGCGGATGCGGTCCCGGGTTGCCCCGGGCTCGGCGGCCACCCCCACGCCCGCCGATACGCACCCCATACGCACCGATACAAGGAGCCACAGGACATGGCCGACTCCAGTTTCGACATCGTCTCGAAGGTCGAGCGGCAGGAGGTCGACAACGCCCTCAACCAGGCCGCCAAGGAGATCTCGCAGCGCTACGACTTCAAGGGCGTGGGTGCCTCGATCTCGTGGTCCGGTGAAAAGATCCTGATGGAGGCGAACTCCGAGGACCGGGTGAACGCCGTCCTCGACGTCTTCCAGTCCAAGCTGATCAAGCGCGGGATCTCGCTGAAGGCCCTGGACGCGGGCGAGCCCCAGCTCTCGGGCAAGGAGTACAAGATCTTCGCGTCGATCGAGGAGGGCATCTCCCAGGAGAACGCGAAGAAGGTGGCGAAGATCATTCGCGACGAGGGTCCGAAGGGTGTGAAGGCCCAGGTGCAGGGCGACGAGCTGCGGGTCAGCTCCAAGAACCGGGACGACCTGCAGGCCGTGATCGCCCTGTTGAAGGGCAAGGACTTCGAGTTCGCGCTGCAGTTCGTGAACTACCGGTGAACAGATGAGCCGATGC comes from the Streptomyces sp. NBC_00443 genome and includes:
- a CDS encoding SDR family oxidoreductase, with product MRIVIAGGHGQIALRLERLLAARGNEVAGIIRKAEQGDDLREAGAEPVVLDLESASVEEVAAHLRGADAAVFAAGAGPGSGTSRKDTVDKGAAVLFADAAVQAGVRRFVVVSSMGADPAHEGDEIFDVYLRAKGGADEYVRGLDALDWTILRPGALTNDAGTGLVRLEAHTGRGPIPRDDVAAALAELLDTPATAGLTLELISGSAPVSVAVKSVAGN
- a CDS encoding MFS transporter, with translation MSHQTEQTEQTARTARTARRGGAAWALVITSVAGFMAALDNLVVTTALPSIRKDLGGALDDLEWTVSAYTLTFAVLLMFGAALGDRFGRRRLFLGGISIFTGASAAAALAPGIDSLIAARAVQGAGAAIMMPLTLTLLTAAVPAAKRGMAYGIWGAVNGLAIASGPLIGGSLTEHISWQWIFWLNVPLGLALLPLARLRLAESYGTGAPLDITGTLLASGGLFGIVYGLVRGPAEGWTAPLVLTGLFAGGALLAGFVLYSTRAKNPMLPMRLFRSRAFSGINAASMLMFLGMFGSIFLLSQYMQGVLGYSPTEAGLRMLPWTGMPMLVAPIAGILSDRIGGRPVVATGLFLQAAGLAYLAPVTTVDASYAVQLPGLIISGIGMALFFAPASNLVMSSVRASQQGVASGANNALREVGGALGIAVMASIFSAQGGYETGQTFVDGLRPALVTGAVVVALAGVAALLIPGRGRAGGAVGPAEPARTLETIAG
- a CDS encoding MaoC family dehydratase N-terminal domain-containing protein, with the translated sequence MALDQSFVGRSYPPTEPYEVGREKIREFAEAVGDANPAYTDPEAAKALGHPDVIAPPTFVFSITFKAAGQVIKDPQLGLDYSRVVHGDQKFAYSRPVRAGDRLAVTSTIEAIKSMAGNEILDVRGEVHDEAGEHVVTAWTKLVARGADAEEGEG
- a CDS encoding YajQ family cyclic di-GMP-binding protein, with amino-acid sequence MADSSFDIVSKVERQEVDNALNQAAKEISQRYDFKGVGASISWSGEKILMEANSEDRVNAVLDVFQSKLIKRGISLKALDAGEPQLSGKEYKIFASIEEGISQENAKKVAKIIRDEGPKGVKAQVQGDELRVSSKNRDDLQAVIALLKGKDFEFALQFVNYR
- a CDS encoding TetR/AcrR family transcriptional regulator, which encodes MVRMSAEERRESVIRAATTEFARGGYYGTSTEAIARRVGVSQPYLFRLFPGKKAIFLAAAERCVEDTVRMFAEAADGLEGEEAQRAMGAAYRQVVSDQPERLMMQMQMYLAVAAAEQEGDHEFGETVRAGWMRLWDTVHLPLGADVHETTTFMAYGMLINCLVAMGFPPDHRVWAGMELPKRAGEQHS
- a CDS encoding UDP-N-acetylmuramate dehydrogenase, whose translation is MQELHDAPLAPLTTFRLGGPATRLVTATTDAEVIAVVREADADGTPLLIIGGGSNLVIGDKGFDGTALVIATKGFELDGTTLELAAGEVWTDAVARTLEAGLAGIECLAGIPGSAGATPIQNVGAYGQEVSSTITEVIAYDRQTGQTVVIPNADCAFSYRHSRFKADPDRYVVLRVRFQLENAEGLSAPIKYAETARALGVGPGDRVPLAAARETVLNLRSGKGMVLDAEDHDTWSAGSFFTNPILSDEQFTAFHARVREHLGADVEPPAYPAGDGHIKTSAAWLIDKAGFTKGYGTGPARISTKHTLALTNRGAATTEDLLALAREVVAGVREIFGITLVNEPVTVGVSL
- a CDS encoding MaoC family dehydratase produces the protein MTAKIAYGDVEVGTELPAQSFPVTRAALVQYAGASGDFNPIHWNEKFAKEVGLPDVIAHGMFTMAEAIRVVTDWTGDPGAVVEYGVRFTKPVVVPNDDQGATIEVSGKVAVKLDDNKVRVDLTVKSAEQKVLGMSRAVVQLA
- a CDS encoding amidohydrolase family protein — translated: MPDSHPQPPHSSSSSGSSGPADPGALLLCGARLTDGRTVDVRLGGGRIEAVGTAGSLAGDGTHACGARVDLGGYLLLPAPAEPHAHGDTALSADEGGPVSYEPQDVQRRATEAALLQLGHGATALRAHVRVGDVQGLGALEAVLQARRSLRGLTELTTVAMPRLLTGVAGAEGLAMLRDALKMGASVVGGCPDLDPDPTGYVEAVLEVASEHGCPVDLHTDATDPGRLARLAAMAGGLRPGVTLGPCGGLGRLPAQVASRTADQLAAAGVTVVCLPQGGCGGAERRSTAPVRLLRTAGVRVAAGSGALRDVSNPVGRGDPLEAAYLLSSRHGLRPDDAYDAVSVSARAVLGLPEVRVEAGFPAELLAVRGDRLSGALSLAYSRIVVHRGRVVARTSAVREYCNSAVAAELGLPRQGRGEVS
- a CDS encoding TetR/AcrR family transcriptional regulator, whose protein sequence is MQNKPTRVRLLDAAHELMLTVGLARATTKEIARAAGCSEAALYKHFDSKEELFIRVLTERLPPLRPLLSSLAAEPGRRSLEENLTEIARQAALFYEQSFPIAASLYAQTELKRRHDDAIRQKGSGPHVPIQELDTYLRAEQELGRVSTDTDTFAAASLLMGACAQRAFAYDATKEAVRPPVEEFAARLARTLLAGIAD
- the rpmG gene encoding 50S ribosomal protein L33 → MAATDVRPKITLACVECKERNYITKKNRRNNPDRLEMKKHCPRCNAHTAHRETR